One genomic window of Xanthobacter dioxanivorans includes the following:
- a CDS encoding polysaccharide deacetylase family protein has product MLVLLLPLAGLGAGGAGAAPCPGRPDALGTSRVLEVEPKGVRVGTKSFPQTLPLAPGEVVLTFDDGPWPRTTAAVLDALKAECVHATFFLIGENARARPELVRRALAEGHTIAHHSMTHPSATLAKLPFEDAVKEIERGIAADETAAYGGSGGTPRTPFFRFPGFASTPKLLDYLDAKGFAVFGADFWASDWNVMTPEAELDLVLKRLEAAGGGIVLFHDTKSYTAAMIPAFLRALSDRGFKVVHMVPKGAQP; this is encoded by the coding sequence ATGCTCGTCCTTCTTCTTCCTCTCGCCGGCCTCGGTGCCGGTGGCGCGGGCGCGGCCCCCTGCCCCGGCCGGCCCGATGCGCTCGGCACCTCGCGGGTGCTGGAGGTGGAGCCCAAAGGCGTGCGCGTCGGCACGAAATCGTTCCCGCAGACCCTGCCGCTGGCTCCGGGCGAGGTGGTGCTCACCTTCGATGACGGTCCCTGGCCCAGGACCACCGCGGCCGTGCTCGACGCGCTCAAGGCGGAATGCGTCCACGCCACCTTCTTCCTCATCGGCGAGAATGCGAGGGCGCGGCCGGAGCTGGTGCGCCGGGCCCTGGCGGAGGGGCACACCATCGCCCATCACAGCATGACCCACCCTTCGGCCACCCTGGCCAAGCTGCCCTTCGAGGACGCGGTGAAGGAGATCGAGCGCGGCATCGCCGCAGACGAGACGGCCGCCTACGGGGGGAGCGGCGGCACGCCGCGCACTCCGTTCTTCCGCTTTCCCGGCTTCGCCTCGACCCCGAAGCTGCTGGATTATCTCGACGCGAAGGGGTTCGCCGTGTTCGGCGCCGATTTCTGGGCGAGCGACTGGAACGTGATGACACCCGAGGCCGAGCTCGATCTGGTGTTGAAGCGCCTTGAAGCGGCAGGCGGCGGCATCGTCCTGTTCCACGACACCAAAAGCTACACCGCAGCCATGATTCCCGCCTTCCTGCGGGCGCTGTCGGACCGCGGCTTCAAGGTGGTGCACATGGTGCCGAAGGGCGCGCAGCCATAG
- the mgtE gene encoding magnesium transporter: MREDADPTAVDGASEAPPARDAEGNLSGAFRDAVEAAIATRDVDRLKALTADLHEADMGDLIEELDGDERRRLIELLGDAFDFTALTELDETVRLGILRGLSPLTIARGMRELDSDDAVYILEDLDEGEMAAVLEHLPAPERVALQRSLDYPEESAGRRMQTEFIAVPPFWTVGRTIDYMRETVDLPETFYEVFVVDPGYRLIGSVSLDRLLRTRRPMLVTQVKADQLKVVKASQDQEDVARMFERYNLVSAPVVDDAGRLVGVMTIDDVVDVIQEEADEDLRALAGVGSDEELSDTVGYTARSRLPWLVVNLGTAFVSASIIGLFEATIEKMVALAVLMPIVASMGGNAGTQTMTVAVRALATRDLSSHNARRIVSREVLVGLLNGVMLATLLGIIAALWFSNLQLGAVISAALVMNMIAAGLFGILIPLAISRLKLDPAVASGVFVTMVTDSVGFFAFLGLATLWFGAR, from the coding sequence ATGCGCGAGGATGCCGATCCCACCGCCGTGGACGGCGCCAGTGAGGCGCCGCCGGCGCGCGACGCCGAGGGCAACCTGTCCGGCGCCTTCCGGGATGCAGTCGAGGCCGCCATCGCCACCCGCGACGTGGACCGGCTGAAGGCGCTCACGGCGGACCTGCACGAAGCCGACATGGGCGACCTCATCGAGGAGCTGGACGGCGACGAGCGCCGCCGCCTCATCGAGTTGCTGGGGGATGCCTTCGACTTCACCGCGCTCACCGAGCTCGACGAGACGGTGCGCCTCGGCATCCTGCGCGGCCTCTCCCCGCTGACCATCGCGCGCGGCATGCGCGAGCTGGATTCCGACGACGCCGTCTACATCCTCGAGGACCTCGACGAGGGCGAGATGGCGGCCGTGCTGGAGCATCTGCCGGCGCCCGAGCGCGTCGCGCTGCAGCGCTCCCTCGACTATCCCGAGGAGAGCGCCGGCCGGCGCATGCAGACCGAGTTCATCGCCGTTCCGCCGTTCTGGACGGTGGGGCGCACCATCGACTACATGCGCGAGACGGTCGACCTGCCGGAGACCTTCTACGAAGTCTTCGTGGTGGATCCCGGCTACCGTCTCATCGGCTCCGTCTCCCTCGACCGCCTGCTGCGCACGCGGCGCCCCATGCTGGTCACCCAGGTGAAGGCCGATCAGCTCAAGGTGGTGAAGGCCTCGCAGGACCAGGAGGACGTGGCGCGCATGTTCGAGCGCTACAACCTCGTCTCCGCCCCCGTGGTGGACGATGCCGGGCGGCTCGTCGGGGTGATGACCATCGACGACGTGGTGGACGTGATCCAGGAGGAGGCGGACGAGGACCTGCGCGCCCTCGCCGGCGTCGGCAGCGACGAGGAACTCTCCGACACCGTGGGCTACACCGCGCGCAGCCGGCTGCCGTGGCTGGTGGTTAATCTCGGCACCGCCTTCGTCTCCGCCTCCATCATCGGCCTGTTCGAGGCCACCATCGAGAAGATGGTGGCGCTGGCCGTGCTCATGCCCATCGTCGCCTCCATGGGCGGCAATGCGGGCACGCAGACCATGACGGTTGCCGTGCGCGCCCTCGCGACGCGCGACCTCTCCAGTCACAATGCCCGGCGCATCGTCTCGCGCGAGGTGCTGGTGGGGCTTCTCAACGGGGTGATGCTCGCCACCCTCCTCGGCATCATCGCCGCCCTGTGGTTCTCCAACCTGCAGCTCGGCGCCGTGATCTCGGCGGCGCTGGTGATGAACATGATCGCGGCGGGACTGTTCGGCATCCTCATTCCGCTCGCCATCTCCCGGCTGAAACTGGATCCGGCCGTCGCGTCCGGAGTTTTCGTGACTATGGTTACCGATAGCGTCGGCTTCTTCGCCTTCCTTGGTCTTGCCACATTGTGGTTCGGAGCACGGTAG
- a CDS encoding diguanylate cyclase domain-containing protein — MGLVALALLVAALGAVIVMASLRNDRQSAVRERQALLASLRAHETVMKRALATAESEQATLSALSNGDLARVHERFGRRLNDGFGFEFVYITDAKGNVIYSSENGKEGSVAAFAWIRPAVERAMAEGREAMRSGFVASGGGVSGLMVARPFEEKESKLNVAQPLLAVTVDVVDPDFLKELGEPASLENVQLHPGESGSGDPRTVFVPNLYDGSEARLVWRSMGAGRGMVRELLPVATIFIGLLAAIFLALMIRAQRMAKELADSEARVREMAHQDFLTGLANRGCFLEELEAALAQRREGETLALLFIDLDGFKEINDSAGHAAGDKLLCEVAVRLRAALGDNGIVARFGGDEFVMLTKCREPGDVDALGARIFKALEPPVQAEGEAVSISASMGAACAPQDATSGSELLRFADIALYRAKAGGGASCAGSRRSSNASRCSAGRSRWT, encoded by the coding sequence GTGGGGCTTGTCGCCCTGGCACTGCTGGTGGCCGCGCTCGGCGCCGTCATCGTCATGGCGAGCCTGCGCAACGACCGGCAGTCGGCCGTGCGCGAGCGCCAGGCGCTGCTTGCCTCGCTGCGGGCCCACGAGACGGTGATGAAGCGGGCGCTGGCCACGGCCGAGAGTGAGCAGGCTACGCTGAGCGCATTGTCGAACGGGGATCTCGCACGTGTGCACGAGCGCTTCGGCCGGCGGCTGAATGACGGGTTCGGCTTCGAATTCGTCTACATCACCGATGCCAAGGGCAACGTGATCTATTCGTCGGAGAACGGGAAGGAAGGCTCCGTTGCTGCATTTGCCTGGATCCGCCCCGCTGTCGAGCGGGCGATGGCGGAAGGGCGAGAGGCGATGCGCAGCGGCTTTGTCGCCAGCGGCGGCGGAGTTTCCGGCCTCATGGTGGCGCGGCCTTTCGAGGAGAAGGAATCCAAGCTCAACGTGGCCCAGCCCCTGCTGGCGGTCACCGTGGACGTGGTCGATCCCGATTTCCTGAAGGAGCTGGGGGAACCCGCCAGCCTGGAGAACGTGCAACTGCACCCCGGCGAGAGCGGATCGGGTGATCCGAGGACCGTCTTCGTCCCCAACCTGTATGACGGCTCCGAGGCGCGGCTGGTGTGGCGCAGCATGGGGGCCGGCCGCGGCATGGTGCGCGAGCTGCTGCCGGTGGCGACCATCTTCATCGGGTTGCTGGCGGCGATCTTCCTGGCTCTCATGATCCGAGCCCAGCGCATGGCGAAGGAGCTCGCCGACAGCGAGGCCCGAGTGCGCGAGATGGCGCATCAGGATTTTCTGACCGGGCTCGCCAACCGCGGCTGCTTCCTGGAGGAGCTTGAGGCCGCCCTGGCGCAGCGGCGGGAGGGGGAGACCCTCGCGCTGCTCTTCATCGATCTCGACGGCTTCAAGGAAATCAACGACAGCGCCGGCCATGCCGCAGGGGACAAGCTCCTGTGCGAGGTCGCGGTGCGGCTGCGCGCGGCGCTCGGGGACAACGGCATCGTCGCCCGCTTCGGTGGGGATGAGTTCGTCATGCTCACCAAGTGCCGGGAGCCCGGCGACGTCGACGCCCTCGGGGCCCGCATCTTCAAGGCGCTCGAACCGCCGGTGCAGGCGGAGGGAGAGGCGGTGAGCATCAGCGCCTCGATGGGCGCGGCCTGCGCCCCGCAGGATGCCACCTCGGGCTCCGAGCTGCTGCGCTTCGCCGATATCGCCCTCTACCGGGCGAAGGCGGGGGGCGGGGCGTCCTGCGCAGGTTCGAGGCGAAGTTCGAACGCGAGCAGGTGCAGCGCCGGCAGATCACGGTGGACCTGA
- a CDS encoding putative bifunctional diguanylate cyclase/phosphodiesterase: MQRRQITVDLTAALERGELSLLYQPVVDLETGRIVGFEALARWDHPTRGRLPPSDFVPAAEESQLIAAIDLHVLRRACVEARALGHTTLAVNMSPVTLRSTGVIRRILETMRETGFDPRRLEIEITESAVLLPSPEVQTGLDDLRDTGVRLALDDFGTGYASVVHVRRFPISKIKIDKDFIFKLGQDPDAAAIVEYKVRVGRSLGIIVTAEGVETPDQLRFLRSIGMQEAQGYLFAPPLPLAAAVAMLEREAEGGPLLVPTAPGDVVSPLRPGVR; encoded by the coding sequence GTGCAGCGCCGGCAGATCACGGTGGACCTGACCGCGGCGCTCGAACGCGGCGAGCTGTCACTGCTCTACCAGCCGGTGGTCGACCTGGAGACCGGCCGCATCGTGGGGTTCGAGGCGCTGGCGCGGTGGGACCACCCCACGCGCGGGCGGCTGCCGCCGTCAGATTTCGTGCCGGCGGCGGAGGAGAGCCAGCTCATCGCCGCCATCGACCTGCACGTGCTGCGCCGGGCCTGCGTGGAGGCGCGCGCGCTCGGACACACGACCCTCGCCGTGAACATGTCGCCTGTCACCCTGAGGTCCACCGGTGTCATCCGTCGCATCCTCGAGACCATGCGCGAGACGGGCTTCGACCCGCGGCGGCTCGAGATCGAGATCACGGAAAGCGCGGTGCTCCTGCCTTCGCCGGAAGTGCAGACCGGCCTGGATGACCTGCGCGATACGGGCGTCCGGCTCGCCCTCGACGATTTCGGCACCGGCTACGCCTCGGTCGTGCACGTGCGTCGCTTTCCCATCTCCAAGATCAAGATCGACAAGGACTTCATCTTCAAGCTGGGGCAGGACCCGGACGCGGCGGCGATCGTCGAGTACAAGGTGCGCGTCGGCCGCTCCCTCGGCATCATCGTGACGGCGGAGGGCGTCGAGACGCCGGACCAGCTGCGGTTCCTGCGCAGCATCGGCATGCAGGAGGCCCAGGGCTACCTGTTCGCGCCGCCGCTGCCGCTGGCCGCCGCCGTGGCCATGCTGGAGCGGGAGGCGGAGGGTGGTCCGCTCCTGGTCCCCACGGCGCCGGGCGACGTGGTCTCCCCGCTGCGCCCCGGGGTGCGATAG
- a CDS encoding 4a-hydroxytetrahydrobiopterin dehydratase, whose protein sequence is MTIDRKATFTPEEIVARLKAELPHWRYEDGWIRRTYKTNSWKGTLMVINTVGHLAEAAWHHPDLTASYAWVEVRLQSHDAKGITVRDFALAKKIEEVVQWQPGAAENAPLEGTPQHDLRFAYVKYD, encoded by the coding sequence ATGACCATCGACCGCAAGGCCACCTTCACCCCCGAGGAGATCGTGGCGCGTCTGAAAGCGGAGCTGCCGCACTGGCGCTACGAGGACGGCTGGATCCGCCGCACCTACAAGACCAACAGCTGGAAGGGCACGCTCATGGTGATCAACACCGTGGGCCATCTCGCCGAGGCCGCCTGGCACCATCCCGACCTCACCGCCTCCTATGCCTGGGTGGAGGTGCGCCTGCAGTCGCACGATGCCAAAGGCATCACGGTGCGCGACTTCGCTTTGGCGAAGAAGATCGAGGAGGTGGTGCAGTGGCAACCCGGCGCAGCGGAGAACGCGCCGCTGGAGGGCACGCCGCAGCATGACCTCAGGTTCGCTTATGTGAAATACGACTGA
- a CDS encoding aminotransferase class III-fold pyridoxal phosphate-dependent enzyme, whose protein sequence is MPDDRDSASPTRVQELSESPAADGTEPLVLPLDFSGTCLVPLTPEDGLPADPSTLAALLVAHSFGDAALLLPSATAARRVMLETLRTHHRVAGRPKRRHLLVCAGPEPLPPEFAGDVEVSRVPEDIGAIRAEIGPRTAGILVSPVRLAGGIELLPGAFLAELRESADEYGLALVFDESDGGLGRTGMAFAHEWTGVTPDLMLVGEGAGVPLAALVLTVKVARGLPGSLPQVSPDALVAAAPVIGAALAPGFEARVQSLGWLLEDRLASLRYRRPDLFTGLVGTGLMQGLVCAAPAEDLARRLAAEGLLVRAAGDVLAFLPPLNVGEAQIIAAADRLDEVVAAMEAAPAGSACVVT, encoded by the coding sequence GTGCCGGATGATCGTGACAGCGCGTCGCCGACGCGCGTGCAGGAGTTGTCCGAAAGTCCTGCTGCGGACGGCACTGAGCCGCTTGTCCTCCCGCTGGACTTCTCCGGCACCTGCCTTGTGCCGCTGACGCCGGAGGACGGCCTGCCGGCCGACCCGTCGACCCTTGCCGCGCTGCTCGTCGCTCATTCCTTCGGCGATGCCGCGCTCCTCCTGCCCTCGGCCACGGCCGCCCGCCGGGTGATGCTGGAGACCCTGCGCACCCACCACCGCGTCGCTGGCCGGCCGAAGCGGCGCCATCTCCTCGTCTGCGCCGGGCCGGAGCCGCTGCCGCCGGAATTCGCCGGCGATGTAGAGGTGTCGCGGGTGCCGGAGGACATCGGCGCCATCCGCGCCGAGATCGGCCCGCGCACGGCCGGTATCCTGGTTTCGCCGGTGCGCCTCGCGGGTGGAATCGAATTGCTCCCCGGCGCCTTCCTCGCCGAGCTGCGGGAGAGCGCGGACGAATATGGCCTCGCGCTCGTCTTTGACGAGAGCGACGGCGGCCTCGGCCGCACCGGCATGGCCTTCGCCCACGAATGGACCGGGGTGACGCCCGATCTGATGCTGGTGGGGGAGGGGGCGGGCGTGCCCCTCGCGGCCCTCGTGCTCACCGTCAAGGTGGCCCGCGGCCTGCCCGGGTCCCTGCCGCAGGTGTCGCCGGATGCGCTGGTCGCGGCGGCCCCGGTGATCGGCGCGGCGCTTGCGCCGGGCTTCGAGGCGCGCGTGCAGAGCCTCGGCTGGCTGCTGGAGGATCGCCTTGCCAGCCTGCGCTACCGGCGCCCGGATCTGTTCACGGGCCTCGTCGGCACCGGGCTGATGCAGGGCCTCGTCTGCGCCGCCCCGGCGGAAGACCTGGCGCGGCGCCTCGCGGCGGAAGGCCTTCTGGTGCGGGCCGCGGGTGATGTGCTGGCGTTTCTGCCGCCGCTGAACGTGGGTGAGGCGCAGATCATCGCGGCGGCCGACCGCCTGGACGAGGTGGTCGCGGCAATGGAGGCGGCGCCGGCCGGATCCGCCTGCGTCGTGACCTGA
- a CDS encoding sialic acid TRAP transporter substrate-binding protein SiaP: MLNFRRGLTAALAVLALAAVAGPAGAQTKLKWAHVYEPSEPFHTASVWAAGEIAKRTNGRYQIDVYPSSQLGKESDINQGLALGTVDMIISGSSFAGKAYPPIGVTYYPYTFRDAEHLLAYAKSDVFNELAKGYEDKTGNHIVAVTYYGVRQATSNKPFKTCAEMKGLKIRVPDAPAYLAMPKACGANIAPIAFAEVYLALQNGTVDAQENPLTTIEAKKFYEVQKNIILTGHIVDHLNTVISGGLWKKLSPEDRKIFTEVAQEAAARATAEVAKREKELLDIFKQKGLTVIEVDTADFRDTVMKNITFESFGYRKADWDRIQAVKSNM, translated from the coding sequence ATGCTCAATTTTCGCCGTGGCCTTACGGCCGCGCTCGCCGTGCTTGCATTGGCGGCCGTGGCCGGCCCCGCGGGTGCCCAGACCAAGCTGAAATGGGCGCACGTCTACGAACCCTCGGAGCCGTTCCACACCGCGTCCGTCTGGGCGGCGGGCGAGATCGCCAAGCGCACCAACGGACGCTACCAGATCGATGTCTATCCCTCCTCGCAGCTCGGCAAGGAGAGCGACATCAACCAGGGCCTGGCGCTGGGCACCGTGGACATGATCATCTCCGGGTCGAGCTTCGCCGGAAAGGCCTATCCGCCCATCGGCGTCACCTACTATCCCTACACCTTCCGCGATGCGGAGCACCTGCTGGCTTATGCCAAGAGCGACGTCTTCAACGAGCTCGCCAAGGGCTATGAGGACAAGACCGGCAATCACATCGTCGCCGTCACCTATTATGGCGTGCGCCAGGCCACCTCCAACAAGCCGTTCAAGACCTGCGCCGAGATGAAGGGCCTCAAGATCCGCGTGCCCGACGCCCCGGCCTACCTCGCCATGCCCAAGGCCTGCGGCGCCAACATCGCGCCCATCGCCTTCGCCGAGGTCTATCTGGCGCTGCAGAATGGCACCGTGGATGCGCAGGAAAACCCGCTCACCACCATCGAGGCGAAGAAATTCTACGAGGTGCAGAAGAACATCATCCTCACCGGCCACATCGTCGACCACCTCAACACGGTGATCTCCGGCGGCCTGTGGAAGAAGCTCTCGCCCGAGGACCGCAAGATCTTCACCGAGGTGGCGCAGGAAGCGGCGGCGCGGGCGACGGCGGAAGTGGCGAAGCGCGAGAAGGAACTGCTCGACATCTTCAAGCAGAAGGGCCTCACCGTGATCGAGGTGGATACGGCCGACTTCCGCGACACGGTGATGAAGAACATCACGTTCGAGAGCTTCGGTTACCGCAAGGCGGACTGGGACCGCATCCAGGCGGTCAAGAGCAACATGTGA
- a CDS encoding TRAP transporter small permease produces MAHEVHTRVTGEELAHTFDQPQDEVDLSVYAVEDWVTLVIFWGMAGLVFTQFFTRYVLNDSFAWTEELATYCLVAVVFIGAAMCVRLSRHIQVDLLYRFLPPKAGRAMALLVDLVRTAFIAYGVWLMVRYISLVGDEPMVMVDAPKSVVYYAVLFGFVMMLVRSVQVTVGNVRRGYSVLERPEAFDGTLDHKGD; encoded by the coding sequence ATGGCCCATGAAGTCCATACCCGCGTCACCGGCGAGGAACTCGCCCACACCTTCGACCAGCCGCAGGACGAGGTGGACCTTTCCGTCTATGCGGTGGAGGACTGGGTCACGCTGGTGATCTTCTGGGGCATGGCGGGGCTGGTCTTCACCCAGTTCTTCACCCGCTACGTGCTGAACGACAGCTTCGCCTGGACCGAGGAGCTCGCCACCTACTGCCTCGTGGCGGTGGTGTTCATCGGCGCCGCCATGTGCGTGCGCCTGTCGCGGCACATCCAGGTGGACCTGCTCTATCGCTTCCTGCCGCCCAAAGCTGGGCGAGCGATGGCGCTCTTGGTGGACCTCGTGCGCACTGCCTTCATCGCCTACGGCGTCTGGCTGATGGTGCGCTACATCTCGCTCGTGGGCGACGAGCCCATGGTGATGGTGGATGCCCCCAAGAGCGTCGTCTACTACGCCGTGCTGTTCGGCTTCGTGATGATGCTGGTCCGCTCCGTGCAGGTGACGGTGGGCAACGTGCGCCGCGGATATTCCGTGTTGGAGCGGCCCGAAGCCTTCGACGGCACCCTCGACCACAAGGGGGACTGA
- a CDS encoding TRAP transporter large permease has product MWLLIGAFLFLMVCGVPVAISMAGSSLIYILVSGSVPDVVIAQRMIAGVESFPLLAVPFFILAGNLMNIAGVTGRIYAFAVALVGWMRGGLGQVNIIGSVIFSGMSGTAIADAAGLGTIEIKAMKDHGYSTEFSVGVTAASATLGPIIPPSLPFVIYGMLANVSIGALFLGGVVPGVVMTLLMMITVAYFARRNGWGSDAAFSWRQIISAGTEVVVVLAFPVAVYVMIELGLSTNAAVLVALAALVALDWYFDFSAVMALMTPVILIGGMTLGWFTPTEAAVAAVIWSLFLGLVRYRSMTFRTLAKATFDTIETTASVLFIVTAASIFAWLLTASQAAQMLSDAILGFTQNKWVFLALANLLILFVGCFIDTIAAITILVPILLPIVLKLGIDPIHFGLVMTLNLMIGLLHPPLGMVLFVLARVAKLSVERTTIAILPWLVPLMIALLAITYIPALTLWLPQTMGLGK; this is encoded by the coding sequence ATGTGGCTGCTCATCGGCGCCTTCCTCTTCCTCATGGTGTGCGGGGTCCCGGTGGCCATCTCCATGGCCGGCTCCTCGCTCATCTACATCCTCGTCTCCGGCAGCGTGCCGGACGTGGTCATCGCCCAGCGCATGATCGCCGGCGTGGAGAGCTTTCCGCTGCTGGCGGTGCCCTTCTTCATCCTCGCCGGCAACCTCATGAACATCGCCGGCGTCACCGGCCGCATCTATGCCTTCGCCGTCGCCCTGGTGGGCTGGATGCGCGGTGGACTCGGGCAGGTGAACATCATCGGCTCGGTGATCTTCTCCGGCATGTCGGGCACCGCCATCGCCGACGCGGCCGGGCTCGGCACCATCGAGATCAAGGCCATGAAGGACCATGGCTATTCCACCGAGTTCTCGGTCGGCGTCACCGCCGCCTCGGCGACGCTCGGCCCCATCATCCCGCCGAGCCTGCCGTTCGTGATCTACGGCATGCTCGCCAACGTCTCCATCGGCGCGCTGTTCCTCGGCGGGGTGGTGCCCGGCGTGGTGATGACGCTGCTGATGATGATCACCGTGGCCTATTTCGCCCGGCGCAACGGCTGGGGCTCGGATGCCGCCTTCTCCTGGCGCCAGATCATCTCGGCCGGCACCGAGGTGGTGGTGGTGCTGGCCTTCCCGGTGGCGGTCTATGTGATGATCGAGCTGGGCCTGTCCACCAATGCCGCCGTGCTCGTCGCCCTGGCGGCCCTGGTGGCGCTGGACTGGTATTTCGACTTTTCCGCCGTGATGGCGCTGATGACGCCGGTCATCCTCATCGGCGGCATGACGCTGGGCTGGTTCACGCCCACCGAGGCGGCGGTGGCGGCGGTGATCTGGTCGCTGTTCCTCGGCCTCGTGCGCTACCGGTCCATGACCTTCCGCACCCTGGCCAAGGCGACGTTCGACACCATCGAGACCACCGCCTCGGTGCTGTTCATCGTCACGGCGGCCTCCATCTTTGCCTGGCTGCTCACCGCCAGCCAGGCGGCGCAGATGCTCTCCGACGCCATCCTTGGCTTCACCCAGAACAAATGGGTGTTCCTGGCGCTCGCCAACCTGCTCATCCTGTTCGTGGGCTGCTTCATCGACACCATCGCGGCCATCACCATCCTGGTGCCGATCCTCCTGCCCATCGTGCTCAAGCTCGGCATCGACCCGATCCATTTCGGGCTGGTGATGACGCTGAACCTGATGATCGGCCTCCTGCACCCGCCGCTGGGCATGGTGCTGTTCGTGCTGGCGCGGGTGGCGAAGCTGTCGGTGGAGCGCACCACCATCGCCATCCTGCCGTGGCTGGTGCCGCTGATGATCGCGCTCCTGGCCATCACCTACATCCCGGCGCTCACCTTGTGGCTGCCGCAGACGATGGGGCTCGGGAAATAG
- a CDS encoding PCC domain-containing protein produces MGEPRRVQQPGPEAQGRMESAVGSLRVLDFTLQPGLTLNAAITGPLLETGFSAAQVEISGGALGPFTYVMPAASPDATHAAWYSAPFTPQGTTRLEHGNVTFGRKDGASFIHCHAFWIEPDGSRHCGHIMPHDTIVAAPIRARAYGAAEVETTADFDPETNFPLFTPHAVRAPATDGPRIAFARVRPNVDLFHAVEELCRRHGFAAGRMRGGVGSIIGARFSDAPAVNDYATEVFVTSGVVAPDATGALVADISLSLVGMSGVLAQGRLVRGDNPVLITFELAVEEAAP; encoded by the coding sequence ATGGGGGAGCCGCGCCGGGTGCAGCAGCCGGGACCTGAAGCGCAGGGGCGCATGGAGAGCGCCGTCGGCAGCCTGCGGGTGCTCGATTTCACGCTTCAGCCCGGCCTCACCCTCAATGCCGCCATCACCGGACCGCTGCTGGAAACCGGCTTCAGCGCCGCGCAGGTTGAAATATCCGGCGGAGCTCTCGGTCCCTTCACCTATGTGATGCCCGCCGCCTCCCCCGACGCCACCCACGCGGCCTGGTACAGCGCACCTTTCACCCCGCAGGGCACGACGCGGCTGGAACATGGCAACGTCACCTTTGGCCGCAAGGACGGGGCGTCCTTCATCCACTGTCACGCCTTCTGGATCGAGCCCGACGGCAGCCGGCACTGCGGCCACATCATGCCGCACGACACCATCGTGGCGGCGCCCATCCGTGCCCGCGCCTATGGGGCGGCCGAGGTGGAGACCACCGCCGACTTCGATCCGGAAACCAACTTCCCCCTGTTCACGCCCCACGCCGTCAGGGCTCCCGCCACGGATGGCCCGCGCATCGCGTTTGCCCGGGTGCGGCCGAACGTGGACCTCTTCCACGCCGTGGAGGAGCTGTGCCGGCGGCACGGCTTTGCCGCCGGGCGGATGCGCGGCGGGGTCGGCAGCATCATCGGCGCGCGCTTCTCGGATGCCCCGGCGGTCAACGACTACGCCACGGAAGTCTTCGTCACCTCCGGTGTCGTCGCGCCGGACGCCACGGGGGCGCTGGTGGCCGACATCTCCCTCTCGCTGGTGGGGATGAGCGGCGTGCTGGCGCAGGGCCGCCTCGTGCGCGGCGACAATCCGGTGCTGATCACCTTCGAGCTAGCGGTGGAGGAGGCTGCTCCGTAA